A stretch of Desulfurivibrio alkaliphilus AHT 2 DNA encodes these proteins:
- a CDS encoding sensor histidine kinase produces MVAQVENSTADELLRCWEKAYLARSYDAAVGRLFRGITHNLNGVMQVASFYGDVSRLALERAADLLAQVKAAETPAQAAGPLGELAVVLEEQQKGLTQFKERIGQGAEILRRALTMPALPAEGPQPRGWNLNDVVRCEDEFLCADTFYKHKLERKLELAPELPALVGDLVVVHEVVHILLKNALEAVREGERASLVILTLTDGEMVELVVRDSGPGVPGEQRDQIFAPFFTTRSNHQGLGLYLARKLVRGCGGELLCLDGPGGAFKLRLPFAATDAGRLTAAGDGGRDA; encoded by the coding sequence ATGGTTGCGCAAGTTGAGAATTCAACCGCCGACGAGTTGCTTCGTTGCTGGGAGAAGGCCTATCTGGCCAGGTCTTATGATGCCGCCGTGGGGCGTTTGTTCCGGGGGATTACTCACAACCTTAACGGGGTGATGCAGGTGGCCTCATTTTATGGTGATGTGTCCCGTCTCGCCCTGGAAAGGGCGGCCGACTTACTGGCCCAGGTAAAAGCAGCCGAAACCCCGGCTCAGGCGGCCGGACCCCTGGGTGAGTTGGCGGTGGTGCTGGAGGAACAGCAAAAGGGCCTGACCCAGTTCAAAGAGAGGATCGGGCAGGGAGCGGAGATTTTGCGCCGGGCCTTGACCATGCCCGCTTTGCCCGCCGAAGGGCCGCAGCCTCGAGGCTGGAATCTCAATGACGTGGTGCGCTGCGAAGACGAATTTCTTTGCGCCGACACTTTTTATAAGCACAAGCTGGAGCGCAAGCTTGAACTGGCCCCCGAGCTGCCCGCCCTGGTCGGTGACCTGGTGGTGGTGCATGAAGTGGTGCATATCCTGCTGAAAAATGCCCTGGAGGCGGTGCGTGAGGGTGAGCGGGCATCGCTGGTGATCCTTACCTTGACTGATGGAGAAATGGTGGAGCTGGTGGTTCGGGACAGCGGCCCGGGAGTCCCTGGGGAGCAGCGCGACCAAATTTTTGCCCCTTTCTTTACCACCCGCAGCAATCACCAGGGGCTTGGCTTGTACCTGGCGCGCAAGTTGGTGCGGGGCTGTGGCGGTGAGTTGCTTTGCCTGGACGGCCCCGGCGGCGCTTTCAAGCTTCGCCTGCCCTTTGCCGCAACGGATGCCGGTCGTTTAACGGCCGCTGGTGACGGCGGTAGAGATGCCTGA
- a CDS encoding TraB/GumN family protein has protein sequence MSTPPNTTPESHLHQDVHLVSLAGRQIFLIGTAHVSQESADLVHQVIDELRPDAVCLELDEKRYQSLAHRKKWELLDLKEIMRRRQLATLLINLLLASYQKKLGDKLGVQPGSELLNAARQAEELNIPVALCDRDVRITMRRAWRATPWYRKMMLLATLLAGMFDRSEISEADLRELRNTDLLSELMAQLGRELPELKEVLIDERDTYLAEKIKATSGDKLVAVVGAGHVAGLKKALAQDRQEQMATISRIPPAAKTWKALAWAVPAIILSALAYIAISKGMAVAGQNLIYWILANGIPAAIGAALALAHPLTIAGAFVAAPVTSLTPVIGAGYVTAFLQANFRPPLVVEFERVLDDMNSLGGWWRNRLLRIFLAFILPAIGSMIGTWVGGYEILSNVF, from the coding sequence GTGTCGACCCCCCCGAACACCACCCCCGAGAGCCACCTGCACCAGGACGTGCACCTGGTCAGCCTGGCCGGCCGGCAGATTTTTCTGATCGGCACCGCCCATGTCTCTCAAGAATCCGCCGACCTGGTTCACCAGGTCATAGACGAGTTGCGCCCTGATGCGGTCTGCCTGGAACTGGACGAAAAGCGCTATCAATCTTTGGCCCACCGCAAAAAATGGGAACTGCTGGACCTCAAGGAAATTATGCGGCGCCGCCAGTTGGCCACCCTGTTGATCAACCTGCTGCTGGCCTCTTACCAGAAGAAGCTGGGCGACAAGCTGGGGGTGCAGCCGGGCAGCGAGTTGCTAAACGCCGCCCGCCAGGCGGAAGAGCTTAATATCCCCGTAGCGCTTTGCGACCGGGACGTCCGGATCACCATGCGCCGGGCCTGGCGGGCCACTCCCTGGTATCGCAAGATGATGCTGCTGGCCACCCTGCTGGCCGGCATGTTCGACCGCAGCGAAATCAGCGAGGCCGATCTGCGGGAGTTGCGCAACACCGACCTGCTCTCCGAGCTGATGGCCCAGCTGGGCCGGGAGCTGCCGGAGCTCAAAGAGGTGCTCATCGACGAGCGCGACACCTATCTGGCGGAAAAAATCAAGGCCACCAGCGGAGACAAGCTGGTGGCGGTGGTCGGGGCCGGCCATGTGGCCGGCTTGAAAAAAGCCCTCGCCCAGGACCGGCAGGAGCAAATGGCGACCATCAGCCGGATTCCGCCGGCCGCCAAAACCTGGAAAGCCCTGGCCTGGGCGGTACCGGCAATAATCTTGAGTGCACTGGCCTATATTGCCATCAGCAAGGGTATGGCCGTGGCCGGCCAGAATCTGATTTACTGGATTTTAGCCAACGGCATTCCCGCCGCCATCGGCGCGGCTTTGGCTCTGGCCCATCCCCTGACCATTGCCGGGGCCTTTGTCGCCGCGCCGGTAACCAGCCTGACCCCGGTGATCGGGGCCGGTTACGTCACCGCCTTTCTCCAGGCCAATTTTCGCCCCCCCCTGGTGGTGGAATTTGAGCGCGTCCTGGATGACATGAACAGCCTGGGGGGCTGGTGGCGCAATCGCCTGCTGCGTATTTTTCTGGCCTTCATCCTGCCGGCCATCGGCAGCATGATCGGCACATGGGTCGGCGGCTACGAGATCCTTTCCAACGTTTTTTAG
- the yhbY gene encoding ribosome assembly RNA-binding protein YhbY codes for MPEHENLYLRGSLARELRAQGHHLNPTVMVGREGLTAAVLAALEAVLTAHELVKIKIQEGCPEDKTTVAQQLAADSNSRIVQIIGGTILLYRRLPPAKRHSDGPRCDPGQGECPKGSRRGHRRGGKTAGPAGSGSPKSGTIRSLSRRRKASGRGKTR; via the coding sequence ATGCCAGAACATGAAAATCTTTACCTGCGCGGCTCCCTGGCCCGCGAACTGCGGGCCCAGGGCCATCACCTCAACCCCACGGTGATGGTTGGCCGGGAAGGTCTTACGGCGGCGGTGCTGGCCGCCCTGGAGGCGGTGTTGACCGCGCACGAACTGGTGAAAATCAAAATTCAGGAAGGCTGCCCGGAGGACAAAACCACCGTGGCCCAACAGCTGGCCGCCGACAGCAACAGCCGGATCGTCCAGATTATCGGCGGCACCATTCTGCTTTACCGCCGGCTACCGCCGGCCAAGCGTCACTCGGACGGCCCCCGCTGCGACCCCGGCCAGGGCGAATGCCCCAAAGGCAGCCGCCGGGGCCACCGGCGCGGGGGCAAAACGGCTGGCCCCGCCGGCAGCGGCAGCCCCAAGAGCGGGACAATCCGCTCGCTGTCCCGGCGGCGCAAAGCTTCCGGGCGAGGTAAAACCCGCTGA
- the cmoA gene encoding carboxy-S-adenosyl-L-methionine synthase CmoA — protein sequence MPKDQLFNHGKVASDFRFTAEVAEVFDDMLRRSIPNYEQVIEMNALLLECFLRPGDRLYDLGCSTGNTLLHLARRLQIPELRLIGVDNSAAMLDKARRKAAGYAPGEAIEFVEGDIGDFNGQNAGAIILNYTMQFIRPLQRPDFAATLYRALRPGGILIMSEKIISHDPELNRHFIDFYFDFKRSRGYSEIEISKKREALENVLIPFSLAENRQLLEQAGFKRVESVFQWFNFASLVAVK from the coding sequence ATGCCTAAAGATCAACTGTTCAACCACGGCAAGGTCGCCAGCGACTTCCGGTTCACCGCCGAGGTGGCCGAGGTCTTCGACGACATGCTGCGCCGTTCGATCCCCAATTACGAGCAGGTCATTGAAATGAACGCCCTGCTGCTGGAGTGTTTTTTGCGGCCCGGCGACCGGCTATACGACCTGGGCTGCTCCACCGGCAACACCTTGCTGCACCTGGCCCGGCGCCTGCAGATCCCGGAGCTGCGCCTGATCGGGGTGGACAACTCAGCGGCAATGCTGGACAAGGCCCGGCGCAAGGCGGCCGGTTACGCCCCCGGCGAGGCCATCGAGTTTGTCGAGGGCGACATCGGCGACTTTAACGGCCAAAACGCCGGGGCGATCATTCTCAACTACACCATGCAATTCATCCGCCCCTTGCAGCGGCCGGACTTTGCCGCCACCCTGTACCGGGCCCTGCGCCCGGGCGGCATCCTGATTATGAGTGAGAAGATCATCTCCCACGACCCGGAACTAAACCGCCATTTCATCGATTTTTATTTCGACTTCAAGCGTTCCCGGGGCTACTCGGAAATCGAGATCAGCAAAAAAAGGGAGGCCCTGGAAAACGTGCTCATTCCCTTCTCTCTGGCAGAAAACCGCCAGTTGCTGGAACAGGCCGGCTTTAAGCGGGTGGAGAGCGTTTTTCAATGGTTCAACTTCGCTTCCCTGGTGGCGGTTAAGTAG
- the cmoB gene encoding tRNA 5-methoxyuridine(34)/uridine 5-oxyacetic acid(34) synthase CmoB, with translation MDIKAADYLDLMPKADDGAVRRWRADHEKRLARPKKGFLRFQEPWRQICTLPPAESCDFSGDAVRIGRCGELNHTQYDLLHESLRRFMPWRKGPFSLFGLEIDAEWQSFRKWDRLLPGLPELENRMVADIGCNNGYYMFRLLPRRPAAVVGFEPVLQHYYCFKSLQHLAGQAAKPLFIEPMGVEQIGLYPASFDVIFLMGVIYHRRDPLTMLQQLHAALRPGGTLVLESQAIPGTDSLALFPERTYAKAPGVYFVPTAACLHNWLSRAGFKTVHLLSQVPTSPEEQRRTEWMTFESYSDFLDPENPARTIEGYPAPDRVIFIAKI, from the coding sequence ATGGATATAAAAGCGGCGGATTATCTGGATCTGATGCCCAAGGCGGATGACGGGGCGGTGCGACGGTGGCGGGCCGACCACGAAAAACGCCTGGCCCGCCCCAAAAAAGGATTTCTGCGCTTCCAGGAGCCCTGGCGGCAAATTTGCACCCTGCCGCCGGCGGAGAGTTGCGATTTCAGCGGCGATGCGGTGCGCATCGGCCGATGCGGGGAACTTAACCACACGCAATACGACTTGCTGCACGAGTCATTACGGCGCTTCATGCCCTGGCGCAAGGGGCCTTTTTCCCTCTTCGGACTGGAGATTGACGCCGAGTGGCAAAGCTTTCGCAAATGGGACCGGTTACTGCCCGGCCTGCCGGAGCTGGAAAACCGGATGGTGGCCGATATCGGCTGCAACAACGGCTATTACATGTTCCGCCTGCTGCCCCGCCGACCAGCCGCGGTGGTCGGCTTTGAGCCCGTGCTGCAGCATTATTACTGCTTCAAAAGCCTGCAGCACCTGGCCGGCCAGGCTGCCAAACCACTGTTTATCGAGCCCATGGGGGTGGAACAGATCGGGCTGTACCCCGCCTCTTTCGACGTGATTTTTCTAATGGGGGTGATCTATCACCGGCGTGACCCGCTGACCATGCTGCAACAACTGCATGCGGCCCTGCGCCCCGGCGGCACGCTGGTCCTGGAGTCCCAGGCCATTCCGGGAACCGACAGCCTGGCCCTGTTCCCCGAGCGCACCTACGCCAAAGCCCCGGGGGTATACTTTGTTCCCACCGCCGCCTGCCTGCACAACTGGCTCAGCCGCGCCGGCTTCAAAACAGTACACCTGCTCAGCCAGGTGCCCACCAGCCCCGAAGAACAGCGCCGCACCGAATGGATGACCTTCGAATCGTACAGCGACTTCCTCGACCCGGAAAATCCGGCCCGAACCATCGAGGGCTACCCCGCCCCCGACCGGGTCATTTTCATCGCCAAAATCTAA
- a CDS encoding Na/Pi cotransporter family protein translates to MSYTFFDFLQLAGSLGVFIFGMKVFSDGLQKVAGNRLRAILKGMTRNRLMGIFTGFGTTAITQSSTTTTVMVVGFVNAGLITFVESTGVIMGANIGTTVTAWMVSVFGFKFQITPVAISMIGLFFPFLFVKNEKLRNMAEAMIGFGILFIGLDFIKNSVPDIDTNPEMFAFLQSFADFGFASTLLFIVVGTVLTLLTQSSSAATAITLVMLAQGWITFPIAAAMILGENIGTTVTANIAALVGNVQAKRAARFHFFFNVIGVCWMLLVITPFLHGIDWVMQSVSASGVSVLSDDPAARTNATLALALFHTTFNILNVLLLFALVPMLVRLVEYIQPEKAGEREGFRLRYIHTGLMSSAELSLEQAQREIQQFAALIVKMHFSFTGLLLKDRQKQKGFLEKIEKREQITDQLELEIAEYLVQIQENASLSLASLNQIRHMQNMLHDLERMGDIYYEMSRTYERILEDGLDVPEDVMDELHEMLRAVHEALVFMTQNLRDTTVRVNMQKAVELEKGINNLRDCLRNRHYGRLEQGVYSPRIGVMYLDLLNRLEKVGDHIINVNESLAGGKMQTVSSI, encoded by the coding sequence ATGTCGTATACTTTTTTCGATTTTCTCCAGTTGGCCGGCTCGCTGGGGGTTTTCATCTTCGGGATGAAGGTCTTCAGCGACGGCTTGCAGAAGGTGGCCGGCAACCGTTTGCGGGCCATTTTAAAAGGCATGACCCGCAACCGGTTGATGGGTATCTTCACCGGTTTCGGCACCACCGCCATCACCCAGTCATCCACCACCACCACCGTCATGGTGGTGGGTTTTGTCAATGCCGGCCTGATCACCTTCGTTGAATCCACCGGGGTGATTATGGGGGCCAATATCGGGACCACGGTCACTGCCTGGATGGTTTCGGTTTTCGGCTTCAAGTTCCAGATCACCCCCGTGGCCATCAGCATGATCGGGCTCTTTTTCCCCTTTCTCTTTGTAAAAAACGAAAAACTGCGCAATATGGCCGAGGCGATGATCGGCTTCGGTATCCTCTTTATCGGCTTGGATTTTATTAAAAATTCAGTGCCGGATATCGACACCAATCCGGAGATGTTTGCCTTTCTCCAAAGCTTTGCCGATTTTGGTTTTGCCTCCACCCTGCTGTTCATTGTGGTGGGCACCGTGCTGACCCTGCTGACCCAGTCTTCCTCGGCCGCCACCGCCATTACCCTGGTCATGCTGGCCCAGGGCTGGATTACTTTCCCTATCGCCGCGGCGATGATTCTGGGGGAGAATATCGGCACCACGGTAACCGCCAATATCGCCGCTCTGGTGGGCAATGTGCAGGCCAAACGGGCGGCGCGCTTCCACTTTTTTTTCAACGTCATCGGGGTTTGCTGGATGCTGCTGGTGATCACCCCCTTTCTGCATGGCATCGACTGGGTAATGCAGAGCGTTTCCGCCAGTGGGGTCTCGGTGCTCAGTGACGATCCGGCGGCGCGGACCAATGCCACCCTGGCGTTGGCACTGTTTCACACCACATTCAACATCTTAAACGTGCTGCTGCTCTTTGCCCTGGTGCCCATGCTGGTGCGGCTGGTGGAGTATATTCAGCCGGAAAAGGCAGGCGAGCGGGAAGGATTTCGGTTGCGCTATATCCACACCGGCCTGATGTCGTCGGCCGAGCTGTCGCTGGAGCAGGCCCAGCGCGAGATTCAGCAGTTTGCCGCCCTCATCGTCAAGATGCATTTTTCCTTTACCGGCCTGCTGCTCAAAGACAGGCAGAAGCAAAAGGGGTTTCTGGAAAAGATCGAAAAACGGGAACAGATTACCGATCAGCTGGAGCTGGAGATTGCCGAGTATCTGGTGCAGATCCAGGAGAACGCCTCGCTTTCCCTGGCCTCGTTAAACCAGATCCGGCACATGCAGAACATGCTCCATGATCTGGAGCGGATGGGTGATATCTATTACGAGATGTCCAGAACCTATGAGCGTATCCTGGAAGACGGCCTGGATGTGCCCGAGGACGTGATGGACGAGCTTCACGAGATGCTGCGGGCGGTGCACGAGGCCCTGGTTTTCATGACCCAGAACCTGCGGGACACCACGGTGCGGGTGAACATGCAAAAAGCCGTCGAGCTGGAAAAGGGGATCAACAACCTGCGTGATTGTCTGCGCAACCGCCATTACGGCCGCCTGGAGCAGGGGGTCTATTCGCCCCGCATCGGGGTGATGTACCTTGACCTGCTCAATCGCCTGGAAAAGGTGGGCGATCATATCATCAACGTCAACGAGTCGCTGGCCGGCGGCAAAATGCAAACCGTAAGCAGTATTTAA
- a CDS encoding nitrite reductase, whose amino-acid sequence MNNDASKQNRLTILLPAGRLPLPVMAKAYELAQRYGLEVYLSTLQNLRLMGLSEEQLAEAKAELAPLGVEFKGPGKFPVPRVCIGKRDCTAGVQEPEELSRRLLAHFQDRGPFKPKIKIAISGCPFCCSGVKTTDIGIMGTKQGYDIYAGGKGGPNPLVGRRIARAADADQVIKTVETLLAYHDAKTPKKQRLARLLDEPDFPFPEV is encoded by the coding sequence ATGAACAATGATGCCAGTAAACAAAACCGACTTACCATTCTGCTGCCGGCCGGTCGCCTGCCGCTGCCGGTGATGGCCAAGGCCTATGAGCTGGCCCAGCGCTACGGGCTGGAGGTTTATCTCTCCACCTTGCAGAATTTGCGGCTGATGGGTTTGAGTGAAGAACAGCTGGCCGAAGCCAAAGCCGAGCTGGCACCGCTGGGGGTAGAGTTCAAGGGTCCGGGCAAATTTCCTGTTCCCAGGGTTTGTATCGGCAAGCGGGATTGCACTGCCGGGGTTCAGGAGCCCGAGGAACTTTCCCGCCGGTTGCTGGCTCATTTTCAGGATCGCGGGCCGTTTAAGCCGAAAATCAAAATCGCCATTTCCGGGTGTCCTTTCTGCTGTTCCGGGGTTAAGACCACCGATATCGGGATCATGGGCACCAAGCAAGGGTACGATATTTATGCCGGCGGCAAGGGCGGCCCCAATCCCTTGGTCGGTCGCCGGATTGCCAGGGCGGCCGATGCCGATCAGGTAATTAAGACGGTGGAAACCCTGCTGGCTTACCACGACGCCAAGACCCCCAAAAAGCAGCGGCTGGCCCGTCTGCTGGACGAACCCGACTTCCCTTTCCCGGAAGTATAA
- the speA gene encoding biosynthetic arginine decarboxylase yields the protein MSTEKPSEEQWDIAQARELYGVNRWGLRYFDINEQGVVTVAPLKEEGISIPILEVAKEAREQGLHFPMLIRFHDLLRNRVARINRAFSEAIAEAEYRNQYRGVYPVKVNQLREVVEEILDAGHDYHHGLEVGSKPELHAALALHEDPDSLIVCNGYKDEDYVRVALIGRKLGKKVILVVEKVEEIRQIIAMVNKMKVEPLIGFRVRLMSGGKGKWAESGGENAKFGLSTIDIMRASRLLQEANMAHCLKLVHFHIGSQVPDILTIKKAVREGAMFYAKLSKLAHPGLEYLDVGGGLGVDYDGSRTTFHSSINYSLNEYARDVIYNIMDVCDAEEVAHPVVISESGRALVAHHSLLVVETFGNIKKAQVEEEAVAPTIEHKLIDDAWYAYQNISENNPLEAYHDAQHYKSEAQTRFELGMLDLEVKAEVERIFWLVGVEVLKFFRGAEFVPDEIVELESKYSDQYLCNFSVFQSLLDHWGFGQLFPIMPLHRLDEEPQRRGTLADITCDSDGVVSRFINLYEDGVATLPLHELNGKPYYLGIFLTGAYQDIMGDLHNLFGRVNEAHVYLDEDEENGYYIEETIPGTTMEKVLALVQYSEEDLGRKLKRQFDRAIREDRLRPNEAMRLLNEYNRNLKGYTYLRLE from the coding sequence ATGAGCACCGAGAAACCGTCGGAAGAGCAGTGGGATATTGCCCAGGCCCGGGAGCTGTACGGGGTTAATCGCTGGGGTTTGCGCTATTTTGATATCAACGAACAGGGGGTGGTGACTGTTGCCCCGCTGAAGGAAGAGGGAATCAGTATTCCTATACTCGAGGTGGCCAAGGAGGCCCGCGAGCAGGGGCTGCACTTCCCCATGCTGATCCGCTTCCACGACCTGCTGCGCAACCGGGTGGCCCGTATCAACCGGGCCTTTTCCGAGGCCATCGCCGAAGCCGAGTACCGTAACCAGTACCGGGGGGTTTATCCGGTCAAGGTCAACCAGCTGCGGGAGGTGGTGGAAGAGATCCTGGATGCCGGCCACGATTATCACCATGGCCTGGAGGTGGGCTCCAAGCCCGAGCTGCACGCCGCCCTGGCCCTGCATGAAGACCCCGACAGTTTGATCGTCTGCAACGGCTACAAGGATGAGGATTATGTCCGGGTGGCCCTGATCGGCCGCAAACTGGGCAAGAAGGTGATCCTGGTGGTGGAAAAGGTGGAAGAGATCCGCCAGATCATCGCCATGGTCAACAAGATGAAGGTGGAGCCGCTGATCGGTTTCCGGGTGCGGCTGATGAGCGGCGGCAAGGGGAAGTGGGCCGAGAGCGGCGGCGAGAACGCCAAGTTCGGGCTCTCCACCATCGACATCATGCGGGCCTCGCGACTGCTCCAGGAGGCCAATATGGCCCATTGCCTCAAGCTGGTCCACTTCCATATCGGCTCCCAGGTGCCCGATATCCTGACCATCAAAAAGGCGGTGAGGGAAGGGGCGATGTTTTATGCCAAGCTCAGCAAGCTGGCTCACCCGGGGCTGGAGTACCTCGATGTGGGTGGCGGCCTGGGGGTGGATTACGACGGCAGCCGCACCACCTTTCACTCTTCCATCAACTATTCCCTCAACGAGTACGCCCGGGATGTGATCTACAACATCATGGATGTCTGCGACGCCGAGGAGGTAGCCCATCCGGTGGTGATCAGCGAATCGGGGCGGGCCCTGGTGGCCCATCATTCCCTGCTGGTGGTGGAAACCTTCGGCAATATCAAGAAGGCCCAGGTGGAAGAGGAGGCGGTGGCTCCCACCATCGAGCATAAACTGATTGACGACGCCTGGTACGCCTACCAGAATATCAGTGAAAACAATCCGCTGGAGGCTTACCACGATGCCCAGCATTACAAGAGCGAGGCCCAGACCCGCTTCGAACTGGGGATGCTGGATTTGGAGGTTAAGGCCGAAGTGGAGCGGATCTTCTGGCTGGTGGGGGTGGAGGTACTGAAATTTTTCCGCGGCGCGGAGTTCGTGCCCGATGAGATCGTCGAGTTGGAGAGCAAATACAGCGATCAGTACCTGTGCAACTTCAGCGTGTTCCAGTCATTGCTGGACCACTGGGGGTTTGGCCAGTTGTTCCCGATCATGCCCCTCCACCGCCTTGATGAAGAGCCCCAGCGGCGCGGGACGCTGGCCGATATCACCTGCGACTCCGATGGGGTGGTTTCCCGCTTCATCAACCTCTATGAAGACGGCGTGGCCACCCTGCCGCTCCACGAACTCAACGGCAAGCCCTATTACCTGGGAATTTTCCTCACCGGGGCCTACCAGGATATCATGGGGGATCTGCACAACCTTTTCGGCCGGGTCAACGAGGCGCATGTTTACCTGGATGAGGACGAGGAAAACGGCTACTATATCGAGGAAACCATTCCCGGCACCACCATGGAAAAGGTGCTGGCCCTGGTGCAGTACAGTGAAGAGGACCTGGGGCGCAAGCTCAAGCGCCAGTTCGACCGGGCCATCCGCGAAGACCGGCTGCGCCCCAACGAGGCCATGCGGTTGCTCAACGAATACAACCGCAACCTGAAAGGTTACACCTATTTAAGGCTGGAGTGA
- the rhlB gene encoding ATP-dependent RNA helicase RhlB: protein MISKLIQRIRRRLRTGSDATAQTDHKPADDTLQTADFGAIATGAATSGETDESRPQKRRRRRKRKPKADQPATADQAATTPEAANWSLEDFQVPPAEGKTRFHDLDLPQELMRAIHASGFQYCTPIQAEILPPTLAGHDAFGKAQTGTGKSAAFLISIITRLLREPDTVPRQLALPKALILAPTRELAIQIHRDAEELTQYSELNCVAVFGGTDYEKQRKMFEQAPVDLLIATPGRLLDFARQKVVSLKEVRVLVIDEADRLLDMGFIPDVRRIIQQTPEKSQRQTLFFSATLNSQIANLSAQWTKDPVTVEIEPEQVASDRVEQRVYMVTAKEKMTVLYNLITGKQLERVIVFCNRRDVTRRVRERLYRHGISCAMLSGEVSQQQRMKTLDNFKEGKIRVLVATDVAGRGLHIEGISHVINYNLPEDAEDYVHRIGRTGRAGASGISVSFADEEESFYLPAIEEYMGRKLDCVYPEDELLIPLPPPVQKAPPVDKNLSGNQGGRSGKPGRKSGPPRRSSNSGRPRRS from the coding sequence TTGATCAGCAAACTCATTCAGCGCATCCGGCGCCGCCTGCGCACCGGCAGCGACGCCACCGCCCAAACCGACCACAAGCCAGCGGACGACACCCTGCAAACAGCAGATTTCGGCGCAATAGCAACAGGTGCCGCCACTTCCGGCGAAACCGACGAAAGCCGGCCCCAAAAACGCCGGCGGCGGCGCAAGCGCAAACCCAAAGCAGACCAGCCGGCCACCGCCGACCAGGCGGCAACCACCCCGGAGGCCGCCAACTGGAGCCTGGAGGATTTTCAAGTACCGCCGGCGGAAGGCAAGACCCGCTTCCACGATCTTGATCTGCCTCAGGAGTTGATGCGGGCCATTCACGCTTCAGGTTTTCAGTATTGCACCCCCATACAGGCGGAGATTTTGCCCCCCACCCTGGCGGGCCACGATGCTTTCGGCAAAGCCCAGACCGGCACCGGCAAAAGCGCGGCCTTTTTGATCAGTATCATCACCCGCCTGCTGCGGGAGCCGGACACCGTGCCGCGCCAACTGGCACTCCCCAAGGCCCTGATCCTGGCCCCCACCCGGGAGTTGGCCATCCAGATTCACCGGGACGCCGAAGAGCTTACCCAATACTCCGAGCTCAACTGCGTGGCGGTGTTCGGCGGCACCGATTACGAAAAACAGCGCAAAATGTTCGAGCAGGCCCCGGTGGACCTGCTGATTGCCACCCCCGGCCGGCTGCTGGATTTCGCGCGCCAGAAGGTGGTCTCGCTGAAAGAGGTACGGGTACTGGTCATCGACGAGGCCGACCGGCTGCTGGACATGGGTTTTATCCCCGATGTACGCCGGATTATCCAGCAGACTCCCGAGAAGAGCCAGCGCCAGACCCTGTTCTTCTCCGCCACCCTTAACTCCCAAATCGCCAACCTCTCGGCCCAGTGGACCAAAGACCCGGTCACGGTGGAGATCGAACCGGAACAGGTGGCCTCGGACCGGGTTGAACAGCGGGTTTATATGGTTACCGCCAAGGAAAAGATGACCGTGCTTTACAACCTGATCACCGGCAAGCAACTGGAGCGGGTGATTGTCTTCTGCAACCGCCGGGACGTTACCCGACGGGTGCGGGAACGGCTCTACCGCCACGGCATCTCCTGCGCCATGCTCTCCGGCGAGGTAAGCCAGCAGCAGCGGATGAAAACCTTGGACAACTTCAAGGAAGGCAAAATCCGGGTGCTGGTGGCCACCGACGTGGCCGGACGAGGGCTGCACATCGAGGGCATCAGCCACGTGATCAACTACAACCTGCCCGAGGACGCCGAGGATTACGTGCACCGTATCGGCCGCACCGGCCGGGCCGGGGCCAGCGGGATTTCGGTGAGTTTCGCCGACGAAGAGGAATCCTTCTACCTGCCGGCCATCGAGGAGTACATGGGGCGCAAACTCGATTGCGTCTACCCCGAAGACGAGTTGCTTATCCCCCTGCCCCCGCCGGTACAAAAAGCACCGCCGGTG